The following are from one region of the Petrotoga mobilis SJ95 genome:
- a CDS encoding segregation and condensation protein A produces the protein MINFNYVDIKLDIFSGPFFKLVELIKEKKIEVRKISVSYISDIFVDYVNDNFNDLNSIGEFLELASYLTFLKSKELLPNSNNDKEFRKHREIIYETIENYDVIKKAQEIIKKDFGEDKKKTIRVKNKASIEKEIIENQLVKFFDDYITKQKKLEIIRDTYRVEDAIEMLEKKDEFNILDLFEYSQHKKMNFLVMFLASLILVNRGFFKYEKGLFIKLSSQNLGSDLNG, from the coding sequence ATAATTAACTTTAACTATGTTGATATAAAATTAGACATATTTTCTGGCCCTTTTTTTAAACTCGTTGAATTAATAAAAGAAAAAAAGATTGAAGTTAGAAAAATATCTGTCAGTTATATCTCAGATATATTCGTTGATTACGTCAACGATAACTTCAATGACCTAAACTCCATAGGAGAATTTTTAGAACTAGCATCTTATTTGACTTTTTTGAAGTCCAAAGAGCTTCTCCCAAATTCCAATAACGATAAAGAATTTAGAAAACATAGAGAGATCATATATGAGACCATTGAAAATTATGACGTTATCAAAAAAGCTCAAGAGATCATAAAAAAAGATTTTGGTGAAGATAAGAAAAAAACTATTAGAGTAAAGAATAAGGCTTCAATAGAAAAAGAGATCATTGAAAATCAGTTAGTAAAGTTCTTCGATGATTACATTACAAAACAAAAAAAACTCGAAATTATCCGAGATACTTATCGTGTTGAAGATGCGATAGAAATGCTAGAAAAAAAGGATGAATTTAATATTCTAGATCTTTTCGAATATTCTCAACATAAAAAGATGAATTTTTTGGTAATGTTTTTAGCTTCCCTAATTTTGGTAAACCGTGGTTTTTTCAAATATGAAAAAGGTCTCTTTATTAAACTTAGTTCGCAAAATCTTGGAAGTGATTTGAATGGCTGA
- a CDS encoding DNA-directed RNA polymerase subunit beta' — protein sequence MANVSSFQRKIAKIKIGIASPQSILEASNGEVKKPETLNHRTGKPEKDGLFCEKIFGPVKDYECACGKYKGKKYEGTVCERCGVKVESKEARRRKIGHIELATPISHIWYLKSSPSILSIILNIGVKDLENIIYYGSKRVIERAYLTLPGPENENLGYLPGEILYQREYEIYDEYLDLRVEPAVKIVSVKGMPVADIDGKVEIKSELTHTERELNWIIIRDDTGVERKYPVFEGSSIMVENGQEVEKGTPLADRFLFEEDYLTQKEYSLFLEYYPGSIEVERDIERDTPIVVITDIDKRFAKRIDKKIGDILLEDEARAYEEVMKVLNSKIKEERENVIDKELVSEIEFPEKKFEKGTKITQEVLNELQEFGVKDLVAKEEDGTEKIFQINRYEKFEYGYGAEAIQKLLTKIDLEVLKARLESELEKLDRKSQKSVKILRRLKLVKDFIKSGNQPEWLITNIIPVIPPDLRPLIQIDGGRFAATDLNDLYRKVINRNNRLRKLLEMEAPEIIVRNEKRILQQAVDSLFYNGRVGKPMTDRNRRPLRSLTDLLKGKKGRFRRNLLGKRVDYSGRAVIAVGPDLKIHECGLPKKMALELFKPFVLAELLRDSNVASKSARKFKKTIIEKEMPEAWEVLEEVIKGHPVLLNRAPTLHRVSIQAFIPKLIEGNAIRLHPLVCPPFNADFDGDQMAIHIPLSNIAQAESKFLMLSRYNIISPANGKPLSMPGKDIIAGAYYLTMHEDEKFKNLKVPTKVSELGKNGYVKHIFSEDLEATYAYEYLKIVDSDIYLQDGKLIWKKSDLPLHEPVAFRYKDGSILKTTIGKIIFNEEVPEDLRDYTQKMDKKNLKELIFNTFEKHGIDRTADLLDSIKDFGFHYATLSGLTISIRDVLVSPKREELIEESKGEVLRIESLYEEGYLTDNERYKEIIKIWESATAKVTEETAKTYRKYTFNPIWMMIESGARGNIDQLKQLAGMRGLMADPSGKIIEVPITSNFKNGLSELEFFTSTHGSRKGSADTALRTSTAGYLTRRLVDVAQSITITEEDCGTDKGIEARELWADDSKIENLSDFLFGRVLAKDVLDPETKEVIFNPQADKKYERGIILKEKDAQFLANYVKEIPVSKEKTIKIEDMPKDSYLESLEDVQVEGKVLIKKGEEITEEAIEEAFLHGIQKLDVKEYTAVDYVYSGEDLKVEIDGKTVTLLKYQERIDLKVSKVLEKHGIKTVTVRPSIFIRSPLTCESENGLCAKCYGMDLSNYKLVNRGEAVGIIAAQSIGEPGTQLTMRTFHTGGIATTSDITQGLPRAEELFEARKKTKGPEGEFSKTKGIVRAIERDTENKRGRRLKIIIENSDGELESYEADYRTKAVVEEGDKVLAGQRLTTGNIKPRNILKELGVGPLANYLLSEIKKIYAEQGVDIHDKHFEIIIRQMINKVEIIDGGDTDFMPGDLVSYGKVQKINEEILEENSYITENRELVVGKKLAKRVIIPAEDEEEEEDKIFEQGTEITEEILNQIIETNIKEIEVYEEYKEITTEEGKTHLVGTSKKYLINPKDTIKYERRLLRITKASLEREGWLSAASFQQTVQILTEAAIEGKVDRLKGLKENVIVGQPIPAGTGLKLYADQNYEVVQPEKEAEAAQEKSVG from the coding sequence TTGGCAAATGTTTCTTCCTTTCAAAGAAAGATTGCTAAGATAAAAATAGGTATAGCTTCTCCTCAAAGTATATTGGAAGCATCAAATGGTGAAGTTAAAAAACCAGAAACTTTAAATCACAGAACAGGTAAACCTGAAAAAGATGGTTTATTCTGCGAAAAGATATTTGGTCCCGTAAAAGATTACGAATGTGCTTGTGGCAAGTATAAAGGGAAAAAGTATGAAGGAACAGTATGTGAAAGATGTGGTGTAAAGGTTGAATCCAAAGAAGCTAGGAGAAGAAAGATAGGTCATATAGAATTGGCAACACCTATTTCTCATATTTGGTATTTAAAGTCTTCTCCATCTATTCTTTCCATCATTCTAAACATTGGTGTGAAAGATTTAGAAAATATCATTTACTACGGTTCAAAAAGAGTTATTGAAAGAGCTTATTTAACGCTTCCTGGTCCTGAAAATGAAAATTTGGGATATTTACCTGGAGAAATATTGTATCAAAGAGAGTATGAAATATACGATGAATATTTAGATTTAAGGGTAGAACCTGCTGTAAAAATAGTTTCAGTTAAGGGTATGCCCGTAGCCGATATAGATGGAAAGGTAGAAATAAAATCAGAACTAACACATACGGAAAGAGAATTGAATTGGATAATAATAAGAGATGATACCGGCGTTGAAAGAAAGTATCCCGTTTTTGAAGGTTCATCAATAATGGTAGAGAATGGACAAGAGGTTGAAAAAGGAACACCTTTAGCAGATAGATTTTTGTTTGAAGAAGATTATCTAACCCAGAAGGAGTACTCCTTATTCTTAGAATACTATCCAGGTTCCATAGAAGTTGAAAGAGATATTGAGCGGGATACACCGATTGTAGTTATCACAGACATAGATAAGAGATTTGCAAAGAGAATAGATAAAAAAATAGGAGATATTTTACTAGAAGATGAAGCAAGAGCCTATGAAGAAGTAATGAAGGTACTAAACTCAAAGATTAAGGAAGAAAGAGAAAACGTAATTGACAAAGAATTAGTATCGGAAATCGAATTTCCCGAAAAGAAATTTGAAAAGGGAACAAAGATCACTCAAGAAGTGTTAAATGAACTTCAAGAATTTGGTGTAAAAGATTTAGTTGCAAAGGAAGAAGATGGAACTGAAAAGATATTTCAAATAAATAGATATGAAAAATTTGAGTATGGTTACGGTGCTGAAGCTATTCAAAAATTGTTAACGAAGATCGATCTTGAAGTATTAAAAGCTCGATTAGAATCCGAATTAGAAAAATTGGATAGAAAAAGTCAGAAGAGTGTAAAAATATTAAGAAGACTGAAACTAGTTAAGGATTTTATCAAATCTGGCAATCAACCTGAATGGCTAATTACAAATATTATACCCGTTATACCACCCGATTTGAGACCTTTAATACAAATTGATGGAGGAAGGTTTGCTGCTACTGATTTAAACGACTTATATAGAAAAGTAATAAATAGAAACAACCGTTTAAGAAAGTTATTAGAAATGGAAGCACCGGAAATTATCGTAAGAAACGAAAAAAGAATACTTCAACAAGCTGTGGATTCACTTTTCTACAATGGACGTGTTGGTAAACCAATGACTGACAGAAATAGAAGGCCATTAAGATCACTCACAGATTTGTTGAAAGGTAAAAAAGGTAGATTTAGAAGGAACCTTTTAGGTAAAAGGGTTGATTACTCCGGTAGAGCTGTAATCGCTGTTGGACCTGATCTTAAGATTCATGAATGTGGATTACCAAAAAAGATGGCTTTAGAACTATTTAAACCTTTCGTTCTTGCAGAGCTGTTAAGAGATTCAAACGTGGCAAGTAAAAGTGCCAGAAAATTCAAAAAAACTATAATAGAAAAGGAAATGCCTGAGGCTTGGGAAGTTTTGGAAGAGGTTATAAAAGGGCATCCTGTTCTCCTAAACAGGGCACCTACCCTACATAGGGTATCTATTCAAGCTTTTATTCCAAAACTAATAGAAGGAAACGCCATAAGGTTACATCCTTTGGTTTGTCCACCGTTTAATGCTGATTTTGACGGTGATCAAATGGCTATACATATTCCCCTTTCCAATATAGCCCAAGCAGAGTCAAAATTTTTAATGTTATCAAGATATAATATTATCTCGCCTGCGAACGGCAAACCATTGTCGATGCCAGGAAAAGATATAATTGCTGGTGCGTATTATTTAACCATGCATGAAGATGAGAAGTTCAAAAATCTAAAGGTGCCTACCAAAGTTTCTGAATTGGGAAAGAATGGGTATGTAAAACACATATTCTCCGAAGATTTGGAAGCTACATATGCTTATGAATACCTAAAAATAGTGGATTCAGATATATATCTTCAAGATGGAAAATTGATATGGAAAAAATCTGATTTACCCCTTCATGAACCAGTTGCGTTTAGATATAAAGATGGTAGTATCCTTAAAACGACTATCGGAAAAATAATTTTTAACGAAGAAGTACCTGAGGATTTAAGAGACTATACACAAAAAATGGATAAAAAGAATCTAAAAGAGCTGATATTTAACACTTTTGAAAAACATGGAATAGATAGAACCGCGGATCTTTTAGATAGTATTAAAGATTTTGGTTTCCATTATGCAACATTATCTGGATTAACCATATCTATACGTGATGTATTAGTTTCTCCTAAAAGGGAGGAATTAATAGAAGAATCTAAAGGAGAAGTTCTCAGAATCGAATCGCTTTATGAAGAAGGTTATTTGACGGATAATGAAAGATACAAAGAAATAATTAAGATTTGGGAAAGCGCCACTGCCAAAGTTACAGAAGAAACAGCGAAAACGTATAGAAAATACACTTTCAATCCAATTTGGATGATGATCGAATCTGGTGCAAGGGGTAACATAGATCAATTGAAACAATTAGCAGGTATGAGAGGATTGATGGCTGATCCATCTGGAAAAATAATTGAAGTTCCTATCACTTCAAACTTTAAAAATGGGTTATCAGAATTAGAATTTTTTACCTCAACACACGGTTCAAGAAAGGGATCAGCTGATACAGCTTTAAGAACATCGACAGCGGGTTACTTAACTAGAAGACTCGTAGATGTTGCTCAAAGCATAACTATCACAGAAGAAGATTGTGGAACAGATAAAGGTATTGAAGCAAGAGAGCTTTGGGCTGACGATTCAAAAATTGAAAATCTTTCAGACTTCTTATTTGGTAGAGTTTTAGCTAAAGATGTTTTGGATCCTGAAACAAAGGAAGTAATTTTTAATCCCCAAGCAGATAAAAAATATGAAAGAGGAATAATCTTAAAAGAGAAAGACGCCCAATTCTTGGCAAATTATGTAAAAGAAATTCCTGTATCGAAGGAAAAAACGATAAAAATTGAAGATATGCCAAAAGATTCCTACTTAGAATCATTAGAAGATGTGCAAGTAGAAGGTAAGGTATTAATCAAAAAAGGTGAAGAAATCACAGAAGAAGCCATAGAAGAAGCATTCTTGCACGGCATACAAAAATTAGATGTTAAAGAATATACTGCAGTAGACTACGTTTACTCTGGAGAAGATCTTAAAGTTGAAATTGATGGAAAAACAGTTACTTTGCTTAAATACCAAGAAAGAATAGACTTAAAGGTTTCTAAAGTTCTCGAAAAACATGGCATAAAAACGGTTACTGTTAGGCCATCTATTTTCATAAGATCGCCTCTTACATGCGAGTCTGAAAATGGTCTTTGTGCAAAGTGTTATGGAATGGATCTTTCGAATTACAAATTAGTCAATAGAGGAGAAGCTGTAGGAATAATTGCTGCACAATCCATAGGTGAACCAGGTACGCAGTTAACTATGAGAACATTCCATACTGGTGGTATAGCCACTACTTCGGATATAACCCAAGGGTTACCAAGAGCTGAAGAATTGTTTGAAGCAAGAAAAAAGACAAAAGGACCTGAAGGTGAATTTTCGAAGACAAAAGGCATAGTAAGAGCCATTGAAAGAGATACTGAAAACAAGAGAGGAAGAAGATTAAAGATAATAATCGAAAATTCAGATGGAGAATTGGAAAGTTATGAAGCTGATTATAGGACGAAAGCAGTTGTAGAAGAAGGAGATAAAGTACTAGCGGGTCAAAGGTTAACAACCGGGAATATAAAACCCAGAAATATACTCAAAGAATTGGGAGTAGGACCTTTGGCAAATTATTTGCTAAGTGAAATAAAGAAAATATATGCTGAACAAGGTGTTGACATACATGATAAACACTTTGAAATAATAATTAGACAGATGATCAACAAAGTGGAAATTATAGACGGTGGAGATACCGACTTCATGCCGGGAGATTTAGTAAGTTATGGTAAGGTGCAGAAAATCAACGAGGAAATATTGGAAGAAAACTCCTATATAACAGAAAACAGAGAATTAGTAGTTGGTAAAAAATTGGCAAAGAGGGTTATAATTCCTGCCGAGGATGAAGAAGAGGAAGAAGATAAGATCTTTGAACAAGGAACAGAGATAACTGAAGAAATTTTAAACCAAATTATCGAAACAAACATTAAAGAGATTGAAGTATATGAAGAATATAAAGAGATTACAACTGAAGAGGGTAAAACTCATCTAGTAGGCACATCCAAAAAATATCTTATAAATCCAAAAGATACGATAAAATATGAACGTAGGTTGTTAAGAATCACAAAGGCTTCTTTAGAAAGGGAAGGATGGCTTTCAGCTGCTTCATTCCAGCAAACTGTACAAATACTAACAGAGGCAGCTATAGAAGGTAAAGTAGATAGGTTGAAAGGATTAAAAGAAAACGTGATAGTAGGACAACCTATCCCAGCAGGAACAGGTTTGAAGTTGTACGCGGATCAAAATTACGAAGTTGTTCAACCTGAAAAAGAAGCTGAAGCTGCACAAGAAAAATCTGTCGGGTAA
- the fliD gene encoding flagellar filament capping protein FliD, with product MDSNPYVGTFQLTGAVSGMDTQAMVQKLMEVEQQPLNRTQEKFNTLTYKQNLWMEVDNKLEDFYDYLITFKLKSNLIPKSATSSDESVLTATAPADADNSTFYLKVNSLASPTVLLGENIDSTIKKSSTIGDVIGTTGDSTFTITKGTNSDTITVSDSETIQNLIDKINASILGVEAKFDDANGKFFIVNKENGSIDISVSATSGSNGETLITALNLNGTATADSDNTVMTLGSLGQVELSFDGSTTITTYDNLTENTLNIFGTTIDLKSTSSGYVKVSIEQDIDKSVESIKEFVDKYNETITYVYDLLHEDQVTDKPTEEMTEEDYMKGMLKGDNNLEKIFYNLRNMVYSPVDIEQSGSQYNALFDIGITSGDLGAGYENTMKGLLSVDEDKLREALNTNAEDVWKLFATNDTTNKEYGYAQSVQNYLYEVTKFNGYIDQIAGTNGTIGNEMRRLANEMTNLLDRLQRKEAQYYAQFSAMEQAIQQLNAQGLYIQNAFSNQ from the coding sequence ATGGATAGCAATCCTTATGTTGGTACTTTTCAATTAACCGGCGCCGTTTCCGGAATGGATACACAAGCAATGGTGCAAAAATTAATGGAAGTAGAACAACAACCTTTAAATAGAACTCAAGAAAAATTTAATACCCTAACCTACAAACAAAATCTTTGGATGGAAGTTGACAACAAATTGGAGGATTTTTATGATTATTTGATCACTTTCAAATTGAAGAGTAATTTGATCCCAAAAAGTGCCACTTCTTCCGACGAAAGTGTACTAACCGCTACAGCTCCTGCAGATGCCGATAATTCAACTTTTTACCTGAAAGTTAATTCTTTGGCTTCTCCTACCGTTCTTTTGGGGGAAAATATTGATTCAACGATTAAAAAAAGTTCAACGATAGGGGATGTTATAGGTACAACAGGTGATTCAACTTTTACCATCACAAAAGGAACTAATTCTGATACTATAACTGTTTCAGACAGTGAAACAATACAAAACCTCATAGACAAAATAAATGCTTCAATCTTGGGAGTAGAAGCAAAATTTGACGATGCGAACGGTAAATTTTTTATAGTCAACAAAGAAAATGGGAGTATTGATATCAGTGTATCTGCCACTTCGGGTTCTAATGGTGAAACCTTAATTACGGCACTGAATTTAAACGGAACAGCTACAGCAGACAGTGATAATACCGTTATGACCCTGGGAAGTTTGGGACAGGTTGAATTGTCTTTTGATGGAAGTACAACTATCACCACTTATGACAACTTGACAGAAAACACTTTGAACATTTTCGGTACAACAATCGATTTAAAATCAACCTCTAGTGGTTACGTAAAAGTTTCTATAGAACAAGACATAGATAAGAGTGTTGAAAGTATAAAAGAATTTGTCGATAAGTACAACGAAACGATTACTTATGTATACGATTTATTGCATGAAGACCAAGTTACCGATAAACCTACAGAAGAGATGACAGAAGAGGATTATATGAAAGGGATGCTAAAAGGAGATAATAACCTAGAGAAAATATTTTATAATTTAAGAAATATGGTTTACTCACCTGTAGATATAGAACAGTCTGGTTCTCAATATAATGCGCTTTTTGATATTGGCATAACCTCAGGAGATTTAGGGGCTGGTTATGAGAATACAATGAAAGGACTATTGAGCGTCGATGAAGATAAACTTAGAGAGGCTTTGAATACTAATGCTGAAGATGTTTGGAAGTTGTTTGCAACAAACGATACAACTAATAAAGAATATGGTTACGCTCAATCTGTTCAGAATTATTTGTATGAAGTAACTAAGTTCAATGGCTATATAGATCAAATTGCCGGAACGAACGGCACCATAGGTAACGAGATGAGACGACTAGCAAATGAAATGACCAACCTATTAGACAGGCTTCAAAGAAAAGAAGCACAATATTATGCCCAGTTCTCAGCTATGGAACAAGCCATTCAACAATTGAACGCACAAGGATTGTACATACAAAACGCTTTTTCTAACCAATAG
- the trpS gene encoding tryptophan--tRNA ligase, producing MTVLSGMRATGKLHIGNFVTLENWVEIQNKSDKNFFFVADWHALTSHYDTPEIIQPSTFDIIRHYVAVGLDPKKSVLFVQSAIKEHAELYLIFSMIASVSRLERIPTYKEQISNISTRDLTNLGFLGYPVLQAADILIYKGDSVPVGEDQIYHLEFTREIARKFNMKYKEIFPEPQPIISKVPKLPGTDGRKMSKSYGNVINIETNEKELKEKILPMMTDPARIRRTDPGNPEKCPVWDYHKAFTKSQDEKDWVWNGCTTAGIGCVDCKKLLIKNMKERLEPVWDKLASTSVEDAIEIAEDGNEKARKVASQTMQEVRESLHLRW from the coding sequence ATGACCGTTCTAAGTGGAATGAGAGCTACAGGTAAATTACACATAGGAAACTTTGTGACCTTAGAAAATTGGGTAGAGATTCAAAATAAATCAGACAAAAATTTTTTCTTCGTCGCTGATTGGCATGCTTTGACCTCTCATTATGATACACCTGAAATAATACAACCTTCTACTTTTGATATAATAAGGCATTATGTGGCTGTAGGACTGGATCCTAAAAAAAGCGTTTTATTTGTTCAATCAGCCATAAAAGAACACGCAGAACTTTATTTAATTTTTAGCATGATAGCATCTGTTTCACGACTGGAAAGAATACCAACCTATAAAGAACAAATAAGCAACATATCAACTAGAGATTTAACTAACTTAGGCTTTTTGGGATACCCCGTTTTACAAGCTGCAGATATTTTGATATATAAAGGGGATAGTGTGCCTGTTGGTGAAGACCAAATTTACCATTTGGAATTCACGCGAGAAATCGCCAGAAAGTTTAATATGAAGTACAAAGAAATATTTCCTGAACCACAACCGATTATTTCCAAAGTGCCGAAACTCCCTGGTACAGATGGAAGAAAAATGTCTAAAAGCTACGGTAATGTTATAAACATAGAAACTAACGAGAAAGAGTTGAAAGAGAAAATTTTGCCCATGATGACCGATCCAGCAAGGATAAGAAGAACAGATCCTGGTAATCCTGAAAAATGCCCCGTGTGGGATTACCATAAGGCATTTACTAAATCTCAAGATGAAAAAGATTGGGTGTGGAATGGTTGCACCACAGCCGGGATCGGGTGTGTTGACTGTAAAAAGTTGTTGATCAAAAACATGAAAGAAAGACTTGAACCAGTTTGGGATAAATTAGCTTCTACTTCTGTGGAAGATGCAATAGAAATAGCTGAAGATGGGAACGAAAAGGCAAGAAAGGTTGCCAGCCAAACTATGCAAGAGGTTAGAGAGAGTTTACATTTAAGATGGTAA